Proteins found in one Streptomyces sp. CB09001 genomic segment:
- a CDS encoding organic hydroperoxide resistance protein, translating into MPIQQSEVLYTAVATAENGRDGRVATDDGTLDLVVNPPKEMGGNGAGTNPEQLFAAGYSACFQGALGVVARAEGADISGSTVTAKVGIGKNDDGFGIIVEISAEIPSVDAATARSLVEKAHQVCPYSKATRGNITVTLA; encoded by the coding sequence ATGCCCATCCAGCAGTCCGAAGTCCTCTACACCGCCGTCGCCACCGCCGAGAACGGCCGCGACGGACGGGTGGCCACCGACGACGGCACGCTCGACCTCGTCGTGAACCCGCCCAAGGAGATGGGCGGCAACGGCGCCGGTACCAACCCGGAGCAGCTCTTCGCCGCCGGGTACAGCGCCTGCTTCCAGGGCGCCCTCGGCGTCGTGGCCCGCGCGGAGGGTGCCGACATCTCCGGTTCCACCGTGACCGCGAAGGTGGGCATCGGCAAGAACGACGACGGCTTCGGGATCATCGTCGAGATCTCCGCCGAGATCCCGTCGGTCGACGCCGCCACCGCGCGGTCGCTGGTCGAGAAGGCCCACCAGGTCTGCCCGTACTCCAAGGCGACCCGCGGCAACATCACCGTGACGCTCGCCTGA
- a CDS encoding NADP-dependent oxidoreductase, which yields MTDSPALPAVNRAWHLVTRPVGWPKPEDFALVEAEVPTPGTGQVLVRNRYVSVDPYMRGRMSAAKSYAAPYELDKPMLGGAVGEVVASNAEGFAVGDHVLHSFGWREYAAVDAKNAVKVDPDAAPLSTYLGVLGMTGLTAYAGLLRTAAFKEGDSVFVSGAAGAVGSQVGQIARLKGASRVIGSAGSDEKVKLLLDEYGFDAAFNYKNGPVSEQLRAAAPDGVDVYFDNVGGDHLEAAIGSLNLNGRIAICGAISVYNNTEPAPGPKNLARLIQTRGRIEGFLVGDHYDLQPKFVEEVGPWVRTGELKYRETVVEGIENNLEAFLGVLRGDNTGKMIVKL from the coding sequence ATGACCGACTCCCCCGCCCTCCCCGCCGTCAACCGCGCATGGCACCTGGTCACCCGCCCGGTCGGCTGGCCCAAGCCCGAGGACTTCGCGCTCGTCGAGGCGGAGGTCCCCACCCCGGGCACCGGGCAGGTGCTGGTGCGCAACCGGTACGTCTCCGTCGACCCGTACATGCGCGGGCGCATGAGCGCCGCCAAGTCCTACGCCGCCCCCTACGAGCTGGACAAGCCCATGCTGGGCGGCGCGGTCGGCGAGGTCGTCGCCTCCAACGCCGAGGGCTTCGCCGTCGGCGACCACGTCCTGCACTCCTTCGGCTGGCGCGAGTACGCCGCCGTGGACGCGAAGAACGCCGTCAAGGTGGACCCGGACGCGGCACCCCTGTCGACGTACCTGGGCGTGCTCGGCATGACGGGGCTCACCGCCTACGCCGGCCTGCTGCGCACGGCCGCCTTCAAGGAGGGCGACTCCGTCTTCGTCTCGGGCGCCGCGGGCGCCGTAGGCAGCCAGGTGGGGCAGATCGCCAGGCTCAAGGGCGCCTCGCGGGTCATCGGCTCGGCCGGCTCGGACGAGAAGGTCAAGCTGCTCCTCGACGAGTACGGCTTCGACGCCGCCTTCAACTACAAGAACGGCCCGGTGAGCGAGCAGCTGCGCGCCGCCGCCCCGGACGGCGTCGACGTCTACTTCGACAACGTCGGCGGCGACCACCTGGAGGCCGCCATCGGCTCCCTCAACCTCAACGGCCGCATCGCCATCTGCGGCGCGATCTCCGTCTACAACAACACCGAGCCCGCACCCGGCCCGAAGAACCTCGCCCGCCTCATCCAGACCCGCGGCCGCATCGAGGGCTTCCTGGTCGGCGACCACTACGACCTCCAGCCGAAGTTCGTCGAGGAGGTCGGCCCCTGGGTCCGCACCGGCGAGCTGAAGTACCGCGAGACCGTCGTCGAGGGCATCGAGAACAACCTGGAGGCGTTCCTCGGGGTCCTGCGCGGCGACAACACCGGGAAGATGATCGTCAAGCTCTGA
- a CDS encoding MarR family transcriptional regulator, whose protein sequence is MATPRDTTRRPDALTLEVVELIGEVVARFHADYEEAAAERALTGAQAKLLSLLSLEPLPMRKLAQKLKCEPSNVTGIVDRLEARGLVERRPDPGDRRVKVAAATEEGRRVARGLRESLRFAREPLAGLSEGERVALRDALRLMVGEGSPES, encoded by the coding sequence ATGGCCACACCACGCGACACGACCCGCCGCCCCGACGCTCTCACCCTGGAAGTCGTCGAGCTGATCGGCGAGGTCGTGGCCCGCTTCCACGCGGACTACGAGGAGGCGGCGGCGGAGCGCGCCCTGACCGGGGCGCAGGCCAAGCTGCTGAGCCTGCTGTCACTGGAGCCGCTGCCGATGCGGAAGCTGGCCCAGAAGCTGAAGTGCGAGCCGTCGAACGTCACGGGGATCGTGGACCGGCTGGAGGCACGGGGCCTGGTCGAGCGCCGCCCCGACCCCGGCGACCGCCGGGTGAAGGTCGCGGCGGCGACGGAGGAGGGGCGCCGGGTGGCACGAGGGCTGCGGGAGTCACTGCGGTTCGCGCGGGAGCCGCTGGCGGGGCTGTCGGAGGGCGAGCGAGTGGCGCTGCGGGACGCGCTGCGCCTGATGGTCGGCGAGGGCTCACCGGAGAGCTGA
- a CDS encoding mandelate racemase/muconate lactonizing enzyme family protein: MRITGISTHVVGTPWRNLTYVQVHTDEGLTGVGETRMLGHTDALLGYLKEAEANHILGSDPFAVEDLVRRMKYGDYGRAGEIVMSGIAVVEMACWDIKGKALGVPVWQLLGGKVTDKVKAYANGWYTTERTPEAYHKAAQGVMERGYRALKIDPFGTGHFELDQQQTNYAVSLIEAVRDAIGPDAELMLEMHGRFSPSTAVRLARELAPFKPAWLEEPVPPENLKALKKVAEKVDIPVATGERIHDRIEFRELFEDQSVDVIQPDVGHIGGIWETRKLAATAETHYTLVAPHNVGGPVLTAASLQVGFTSPNFKILEHFNDFADAEIKKVVKGAPRVDPEDGCFHLSDAPGLGVELDTDAAAEFPQQQARFDLWAEGWEQRNPKGTGA, encoded by the coding sequence GTGCGCATCACCGGAATCAGCACACACGTGGTCGGGACGCCGTGGCGCAACCTGACCTACGTCCAGGTGCACACCGACGAGGGCCTCACCGGAGTCGGCGAGACCCGGATGCTGGGGCACACCGACGCTCTTCTCGGCTACCTGAAGGAGGCCGAGGCCAACCACATTCTCGGCTCCGACCCCTTCGCTGTCGAGGACCTCGTCCGCCGCATGAAGTACGGCGACTACGGGCGCGCGGGCGAGATCGTGATGTCCGGCATCGCGGTCGTCGAGATGGCGTGCTGGGACATCAAGGGCAAGGCTCTCGGGGTCCCGGTGTGGCAGCTGCTGGGCGGGAAGGTCACGGACAAGGTCAAGGCGTACGCCAACGGGTGGTACACCACCGAGCGGACGCCGGAGGCGTACCACAAGGCCGCGCAGGGAGTCATGGAGCGCGGGTACCGGGCGCTGAAGATCGACCCGTTCGGCACCGGGCACTTCGAGCTGGACCAGCAGCAGACGAACTACGCCGTGTCGCTGATCGAGGCCGTGCGGGACGCCATCGGGCCGGACGCCGAGCTGATGCTGGAGATGCACGGCCGGTTCTCGCCGTCCACCGCGGTCCGGCTCGCGCGTGAACTCGCGCCGTTCAAGCCGGCCTGGCTGGAGGAGCCGGTCCCGCCGGAGAACCTCAAGGCGTTGAAGAAGGTCGCCGAGAAGGTCGACATCCCGGTCGCCACGGGTGAGCGCATCCACGACCGGATCGAGTTCCGCGAGCTGTTCGAGGACCAGTCGGTGGACGTCATCCAGCCCGACGTCGGTCACATCGGCGGCATCTGGGAGACCCGGAAGCTGGCCGCGACCGCCGAGACCCACTACACGCTGGTCGCCCCGCACAACGTCGGTGGGCCCGTGCTCACCGCCGCGAGCCTCCAGGTCGGGTTCACCTCCCCGAACTTCAAGATCCTGGAGCACTTCAACGACTTCGCGGACGCGGAGATCAAGAAGGTCGTGAAGGGCGCGCCGCGGGTCGACCCGGAGGACGGGTGCTTCCACCTCTCCGACGCGCCCGGTCTCGGGGTCGAGCTGGACACCGACGCGGCGGCCGAGTTCCCGCAGCAGCAGGCGCGGTTCGACCTGTGGGCCGAGGGCTGGGAGCAGCGCAATCCGAAGGGGACCGGGGCATGA
- a CDS encoding alcohol dehydrogenase catalytic domain-containing protein, which translates to MSGAVLVESPGVHRLVPHEPREPGPGEALVRVHAAGICGSDREVYQGNRPEGYVRYPLTPGHEWSGTVERTGAGVPASLVGRKVVGEGFRNCQVCDRCHAGETTLCTAGYEETGFTQPGAMAPTLTLPARLLHALPDDADLTAAALLEPAACIAAAALKANAVPGERVAVVGTGTLGMFAVQFLRAASPAELLVVGTRGDREALSRRFGATDFRTKDRPLPDDFDVVIETAGSADAARTAAGLLRRGGRLVLTGIPAPGADGLDPTDLVVRQLEVHTVFGAPPDAWAHTVRVFAAGLLDPRPLVTHELPLEEFSEAIELVGSGDPKVGKVLLHPEALP; encoded by the coding sequence ATGAGCGGCGCGGTCCTGGTCGAGTCGCCGGGGGTGCACCGGCTCGTGCCGCACGAGCCGCGTGAACCGGGGCCCGGCGAGGCACTGGTGCGGGTGCACGCCGCGGGGATCTGCGGCAGCGACCGCGAGGTCTACCAGGGCAACCGGCCCGAGGGGTACGTGCGTTATCCGCTCACCCCCGGGCACGAGTGGTCCGGGACCGTGGAGCGGACCGGTGCCGGGGTCCCGGCCTCGCTCGTCGGCCGGAAGGTCGTGGGCGAGGGCTTCCGCAACTGCCAGGTGTGCGACCGCTGCCACGCGGGCGAGACGACGCTGTGCACGGCCGGGTACGAGGAGACCGGGTTCACCCAGCCGGGCGCCATGGCCCCGACGCTGACCCTGCCCGCCCGGCTGCTGCACGCCCTGCCCGACGACGCCGACCTCACCGCCGCGGCACTGCTGGAGCCCGCGGCCTGCATCGCCGCCGCCGCGCTCAAGGCGAACGCCGTGCCGGGCGAACGCGTCGCCGTCGTCGGCACGGGCACGCTCGGCATGTTCGCCGTGCAGTTCCTGCGCGCCGCCTCCCCGGCCGAGCTGCTGGTGGTCGGTACGCGGGGGGACCGGGAGGCGCTGTCCCGGCGGTTCGGCGCGACCGACTTCCGCACCAAGGACCGGCCGCTCCCGGACGACTTCGACGTCGTGATCGAGACCGCCGGTTCCGCGGACGCCGCGCGCACGGCCGCCGGGCTGCTGCGCCGGGGCGGGCGCCTGGTGCTGACCGGCATCCCGGCGCCGGGCGCCGACGGCCTCGACCCGACCGACCTGGTCGTACGGCAGCTGGAGGTGCACACCGTCTTCGGGGCGCCGCCGGACGCCTGGGCGCACACGGTGCGGGTCTTCGCGGCCGGTCTGCTCGATCCGCGGCCGCTGGTGACGCACGAGCTGCCGCTCGAGGAGTTCTCGGAGGCCATCGAACTGGTGGGCTCCGGCGACCCGAAGGTCGGCAAGGTGCTGCTGCACCCGGAAGCCCTCCCCTGA